A single genomic interval of Jatrophihabitans endophyticus harbors:
- a CDS encoding antibiotic biosynthesis monooxygenase family protein, giving the protein MIRNVVLGRVRDDLDDAGRQALDEGLAGIGGLVLPGLIATRLGYDLALREGGWSFAITNDWADAEAYRAYDADAEHNRYRAAVVAACEQVARVQFEI; this is encoded by the coding sequence ATGATTCGCAACGTGGTGCTGGGCCGGGTACGCGACGACCTCGACGACGCGGGCCGACAGGCGCTGGACGAGGGGCTCGCCGGCATCGGCGGGCTCGTGCTGCCCGGCTTGATCGCCACCCGCCTCGGCTACGACCTCGCCCTGCGTGAGGGTGGCTGGAGCTTCGCCATCACCAACGACTGGGCCGACGCCGAGGCCTACCGCGCCTACGACGCCGACGCCGAGCACAACCGCTACCGGGCCGCGGTGGTTGCGGCCTGCGAGCAGGTGGCGCGCGTGCAGTTCGAGATCTGA
- a CDS encoding T3SS (YopN, CesT) and YbjN peptide-binding chaperone 1, producing MTELMWVRSHVEQLLRREWGVCRVEVDRDGDIPFRHGTAACWVSVIDGPPTMVRVLAHAAYELTPSPGLLAELNDINVRALSASVQLIDDIVVVQQTVSPVALTGPVLAQAVVSVAGIADGVGGLLAAMFDGVTPHRAVDHDDTRPSRCVDEEA from the coding sequence ATGACCGAGCTGATGTGGGTGCGATCGCACGTCGAGCAACTGCTGCGGCGCGAGTGGGGCGTGTGCCGGGTCGAGGTCGACCGAGACGGCGACATCCCGTTCCGGCACGGCACGGCCGCGTGCTGGGTGTCGGTGATCGACGGGCCGCCGACGATGGTGCGGGTGCTCGCGCACGCGGCCTACGAGCTCACCCCGTCACCGGGCCTGCTCGCCGAGCTCAACGACATCAACGTCCGGGCGCTCAGCGCGTCGGTGCAGCTCATCGACGACATCGTCGTGGTGCAGCAGACGGTCTCGCCGGTCGCGCTCACCGGCCCGGTGCTGGCGCAGGCCGTCGTGTCGGTCGCCGGCATCGCCGACGGCGTCGGCGGGCTGCTCGCGGCGATGTTCGACGGCGTCACGCCGCACCGGGCGGTCGATCACGACGACACGCGGCCGTCGCGCTGCGTCGACGAGGAGGCGTGA
- a CDS encoding TauD/TfdA dioxygenase family protein — protein MPGYDTITVRKVGAHLGATIEGVRVGAALEPRQVVEIKAAIAAHKVVFLPGQHHATDADQRAFAVQLGEVTKPHPTVAGDGDAVLPIDSDQSKANSWHTDVTFVDRIPAASILRAITLPPYGGTTVWANTTRAYEQLHPGLQALVERLWAVHSNRYDYAAEVDETRIGGIDVQEQAYRAEFEHLEFETEHPAVRVHPVTGDRTLLLGHFIRRFVGLSTQDSQDLFALLQRHVTRLDNTVRWSWSDGDVAIWDNMATQHYAVDDYDDRPRRLHRITLAGPVPVAVDGTRSVVRKGDASHYSSAG, from the coding sequence CTGCCCGGCTACGACACGATCACCGTGCGCAAGGTGGGCGCCCACCTGGGCGCCACGATCGAGGGCGTCCGCGTGGGCGCCGCGCTCGAGCCACGCCAGGTCGTCGAGATCAAGGCCGCGATCGCCGCCCACAAGGTGGTCTTCCTGCCCGGCCAGCACCACGCCACCGACGCCGACCAGCGCGCCTTCGCCGTACAGCTCGGCGAGGTCACCAAGCCGCACCCGACGGTCGCCGGCGACGGCGACGCCGTGCTGCCCATCGACTCCGACCAGAGCAAGGCCAACAGCTGGCACACCGACGTCACGTTCGTCGACCGCATCCCGGCGGCGAGCATCCTCCGCGCGATCACCCTGCCGCCGTACGGCGGCACGACCGTCTGGGCGAACACCACCCGCGCCTACGAGCAGCTGCACCCCGGGCTGCAGGCACTCGTCGAGCGGCTGTGGGCGGTCCACTCGAACCGCTACGACTACGCCGCCGAGGTCGATGAGACGCGCATCGGTGGCATCGACGTCCAGGAGCAGGCTTACCGCGCGGAGTTCGAGCACCTCGAGTTCGAGACCGAGCACCCCGCCGTGCGCGTGCACCCCGTGACCGGCGATCGGACGCTGCTGCTCGGTCACTTCATCCGCCGCTTCGTCGGGCTGTCGACGCAGGACTCGCAGGACCTGTTCGCCCTGCTGCAGCGGCACGTCACGCGGCTGGACAACACCGTGCGCTGGTCGTGGAGCGACGGCGACGTCGCCATCTGGGACAACATGGCCACCCAGCACTACGCCGTCGACGACTACGACGACCGCCCCCGCCGGCTGCACCGCATCACGCTCGCCGGCCCGGTGCCGGTGGCGGTCGACGGCACCCGGTCGGTCGTGCGCAAGGGCGACGCGTCGCACTACTCGTCGGCGGGCTGA